The nucleotide sequence CATCATTCGGATTCCCCCGTGGATTCGGGTGCGGTGGCCCGCACGTACAGGTCGGCGAGCTCGCGGCCGATGCGCGCGAGCTCGGCGGGTTCGGGCACGTCCGCCGCCGCGGTGGCGACGACGGCGTCGAGCCCGGAGGTGAAGGACAGCGCCGCGGTCCGGGCGTCGAAGGTGCCGAAGGCGCCGGCCGCCTGCCCGGTGCGGAAGTGCTCTTCGAACAGGGCGAGCCGCCCGTTGACGGCGTCGCTGCGCGAGCCGGCGTTCTTAATGAGGTCGATCAGCGCCCGGACCTCGGCGGGGTGCTCGCCGACGAGGTCGACGTTCGCCTCGACGTAGGCGCGCAGCTGGGCGACGTGCCCGACCGCGGCGTCGATGCGCGGCTGCATGAACGCCCCGGTGATCTCTTCGATCTCGGTGACGCAGGCGGCGAGCAGGTCGTCCTTGCCGGCGAAGTGGTAGCTGATCATCCCCGTGCTCGACAGGCCCGCGTGCTTCGCGATCCGGCTGAACGACGCCTTGAGGTACCCGGCTTCGGCGATCACGGCGATCGCCGCCCGCACGATCTGCGCGCGCCTGCCGGACTCGGTGAACGTTCTTGCTCGCATGAGCAAAATTTAGCTCAGTCGAGCAAATCTGACAAGTCGCCTGGTCAGCGACGGTTTCTCCGGTGGGATCAGGCGGGCGCCGTGCCTTCGACGACCTGGTTGCGACCCGCGTCCTTGGCCCGGTACAGGGCCTTGTCGGCCGCCTGCAGCAGCCGGTCGACGGCCGTGCCGCCGTCCGGGTAGGTCGCGACGCCGATGGAGGCGGACAGGCCGCCGATCGCGCGGATGCGGCTGCCGTCCTCGTACTCGACCCGCAGGGACTCGATCGCCGAGCGGATGCGCTCGGCCACCGCCAGCACGGCCGCCGGTCCGATGTCGGGCAGCAGGACGACGAACTCCTCGCCGCCGAAGCGGCCGACCGAGTCGTAGTCGCGCACGGCGCTCTTGATCGTCGCCGCGACCGCGCGCAGCACGGTGTCGCCCGCGAGGTGCCCGTGCTCGTCGTTGATCAGCTTGAAGTAGTCCAGGTCGATCATCAGCACGCCGAACGTGCTGCGCGTGCTGCGCTGGGCCCGGGCCAATTCGCGCGAAGCGAGCAGGTGCCACCCGGTCGTGTTGAACAGGCCGGTCTTCTCGTCGGTCGTCGCGGCGATCTCCAGCTGCTTGATGAGCACCGCCCGGTGCAGCACCAGCAGCGGCGGCACGATCGCGACGGCGAGCGCGGGCAGCGTCGCCAGCGTCAACGCCGTGAGCAGGCCCAGGCAGAGCGTCGCGACCTCGAGGAGGTTGTCGCCGAGGCCGCCGAAGAACGCCTTGACGGTGCGTTTGGTGATCGTCAGTGCCGGGACGATGGTGATCGCCGAGACCAGGAAGTACGTCACCGCGGCCAGCGTGATGGCCGTGACGCCGCGCCAGCCCGCGGTCAGCGCGGTGTACATGTCCGGGACGCCGAGGCGGTCCAGGACGAGTTCGGCGGAGTAGCAGGTGATGACGACCAGCGTCGCGTTCAGCGTCATCCGGAACGGCGGCACGCGCTTCATCCGCGCGAGGCTGCGCGTGGCGAGGTGCAGGTAGAGGACGGCGATCAACGCGGTGACGAGCGCGGGCGGCAGGAGCAGCACGCCGGCGAACGTCCAGACCGACGTCAGGTTGATGTGCGGGGTGTCGGACACCAGCCGCCGGACGCGTTCGATCTTCCGGCCCAGCTCGGCCTGCAGAACGCCGAGGCTCGCGAGGACGGCGAAGACGGCCAGGTCCCATCCGCGCGCGGGCATGGTGACGGCGGCAGGCACGGTGACGGCGAGCGCCACGGACTCGACGAGGAAGCAGTAGAAGATCAGCGACCCGCGTTGCTGCCAGAGGATCCAGTGAGCAGGGTTCAGCGCCCCACGGATCCGTCCCGTGCGGGGTTGGGCCGGACGGGCGCCGTCCATACTCAAGGCGGTGCAACTCCCCTGGGTGATCCGACGATCCGCATCCACCCCACCACACCGGGCGCCCGCGATCGATGATTGCCACACGTTCGGACCAGTGAAGGGAGGACGCCGTCATGCGCAACCGCGAGTCCTGAGCCTCCCCGTCCCGAAGTCCGCGCGTACCGCCGGAGGGAGGCTGTCGTGCGCAATCGCGAGTCCTGAGCCGCTGTGACCTCTGTTTGTCGTGTCGAGAGGAGGGCTGTCGTGCGTAATCGCGAGTCGTGAGCTGTCGTGTCCCTTGTTCGCCTGTGTCCGGAAGGAGGGCTGTCGTGCGCAACCGCGAGTCCTGAGTGGCGGTGTCCCTTGTTTGCCCGTGCCGAGAGGAGAGCTGTCATGCGCAACCGCGAGTCGTGAGCCCGTGCTGTCCGCCACCCCCGTGTCGAGAGGAGGGCGTCGTGCGTAACCGCGAGTCCTGAGCCGTCGTGACCCTGTTCGCCCGTGTCCGGAAGGAGGGCTGTCGTGCGCAATCGCGAGTCCTGAGCCGTCGTGTCCCGATGTTCGCCCGCGCCCGGAGGGAGAGCTGCTGTGCGCAACCGCGAGTCCTGAACCGATGCCCACCCAGCCGACCGCGTGCCGGAAGGAGAAGTGCCGTGCGCAACCGCGAGTCCTGAGCCCAGCCGTGTACCCAGTCCGTTCCCGCCCGAGAGAGGAATCGTCACCATGCGCAACCGTGAGTCGTGAATTCCCGCCGGGGGAGGAGCCGGCCAACCCCCCATCCGCGGGCCCGGGTGGGACCGCTCAGGCGGTCGCGCCGCCGTCGACCACCAGGTCGTGCCCCACGGTGAACGCGGCTTCGTCCGAAGCCAGCCACAACACCGCGGCAGCCACTTCGGCGGTGGCACCCACCCGGCCCAGCGGAATCGCGTTCTTCAGCCGCTCGGCGCGGCCGGCGTCCGTCTCGCCGGGGCGCCGGGACATGTCCGTGTCGGTCGCGCCCGGGCTGACGGCGTTGATGCGGATGCCGTCGGCGATGTGGTCGCGCGCCGCCGTCCGGGTCAGCACGCTCACCGCGGCCTTCGAGGCCGCGTAGGCCGCCATGTTCGGCAGCCTGCCGTGCGCGCCGATGTTCGACGCCATGTTGACGATCGCGCCGCCGCCGTGTGCCCGCATGTGCGCGACCTCGTGCTTCAGGCACAGCCACGTCCCGGTGACGTTCGTGCCCATCACCGCGCCGAAGTCGTCCTCGCCGAGGTCCGCGGCCGCCGCCGGCGATCCGAGGATGCCCGCGTTGTTGAACGCGACGTCCAGCCGGCCGTGCCGCGCGACGACCGTCGCCACCATCCGCGCCACGTCCGCGGAGTCGGTCACGTCGACGGTCACCGCGCTCGCGCCGCCGCCGATCTCCGCCACCGCGGACGCCAGCCGCCGCTCGTCGCGCCCGGCGACGACCACCGTCGCGCCTTCGTCCGCGAAGGCCCGGGCCGTCGCCCGTCCGATGCCCGAGCCGCCGCCCGTCACCAGGACGACCTTGCCCGCGAAACGTGCCCCCATCGTGTGCCTTCTTTCTGGTCCAATCATTCTTGAATGAGCAGGCGCATGGCCTGAGAGACGGCCGCGTTCACCCGGCTCGCGGCATCGGTGCCCTTGCCCAGGACGCGCAGCCCTTGAAGCACCGTGAGCAGGAAGCGCGCCAGCGTCGCCGGGTCGCTTCCGGCGGGGAGTTCGTCTTGGGCCTTCGCGCGCTCCAGTGCCATGGTGAGCGCGACTTCTAGGGTGTCCCAGCTGCGTTCCACCAGCCGCGCGACTTCGGGGTCGTGGGGGAGCAGTTCGATCGCCGCGTTGACGACGAAGCAGCCCATTCTCGTTTCGTCGCCGAGAATTTCGGCCGTGTAGCTGTCGAACAGCCGGCGCACCGCGGCCACTCCGGAACCCGGCTCCGACAACTGGGCCATGACCCGCGCGTCGGTGCGTTCCGCATAGCGCTTCAACGCCGTGACGTAGAGGTCGTGCTTCGTGCCGAAGGTGGCGTACAGGCTGGCTTTGGCGACGCCGAGGTGCGTGACGAGATCGCTGACGGACGTCGCCTCGTACCCCTGGCGCCGGAAGAGCGTGAGTGCGCCGTCGCAGGCTTCGCCGACGTCGAACTCCTTGACCCGGGACATGATCGAACCCTAACCGGATCGAGAACGCTCGGTCAAATATGCGACTGGCGGTGTGTCGCGTCCGGTGACGCCGCGTGCGGTGGCACTATGGCTGCTTCGACCGGCCCGAGGGGGTGAGCGATGCAGGATCGGCTGACGCTGCCGCCGACCGTCGTCGCCACTCATCTGCGCTCGTGCGCCGAGGAACTCGCCGCCGGCCTGCGCTGCGGTGGCCCGGGCGCCACGACGGCCGAGCTCACCGACGTCGTCGCCCAGCTGGTCGCCGGCCAGGAAGCCATCTCCCACGCACTCGCCGGCCTGGCTGCCCGGGTCGAAGGCGGTTCGGCCGCCCTCGCCGCGGCGCCGCCGCTGGACGTCGAAGTGGTCACCGAGGTGCTCCGCGCGGCCGCCATCGCCTCCCGGTGCTCGGCGGAGGCGCTCGACGAGGTCACGCCGTCGTTCGAATGTGTGAGCGAATCCGTCTCGCCTGACACCCGTTTGTAGCTGTCGATCCGCCGGGGCCGCTGTCTAGCCTGGAGCTGCGGAGGTGGCACGGATGCGCGCAGTGTGGACAGGCACGATCGGGTTCGGCAGTTACGCCATCCCGGTGAAGGCGTACAGCGCCACCGAGGAGCGGGAAATCCCGCTGCACCAGGTGCACGAAACCGACGGCGGCCGCGTCCGCGTCAAGCGCGTGTGCGAGGTCGACGGCGCCGAGGTGCCGCCCGAGGAGATGATCCGCGGCTACCCGGTCCCCGGTGGCGACGTCGTCCTGCTGTCCGACCACGAGCTCGCGTCCCTCCCGATGCCGGGCCGCACGATCGCCATCCGCGGGTTCGCGCCGGTGCCCGACGTCGATCCGCTGTGGTTCGCGAAGAGCTACTACCTCGAACCCGAACCGGCGGGCACGAAGCCGTACGTGCTGTTCAGCGAGGCGCTGCAGCAGTCGGGCCGGCTCGCGCTGGTCACCGTCGCGCTGCGCCGCCGCGAGACGCTCGGGGCGCTGCGCGTGCGCGATCAGGTGATCGTGCTGGAGACGATGCGGTGGCCGGACGAGGTGCGCACCCCCGACTTCCCGTTCCAGCACGCCGACGTCGACATCCGCCCCGGTGAGCTGCGGCGGGCGGTGAACCTGGTCGAGGAGCTGACCGGCGAGTTCGACCCCGGCCGGTACCCCGACCGTTACCGCGAGGCCTTCCAGGCGTTGGTCCAGGCGAAGATCGATGGCGCCGAGGTCGTCCAGCCGACGGCCGCCGAACAGGCCGAGGGCGTCACCCGCCTGCTGGCCGCGTTGCAGGAGAGCGCCGCCGAAGCGGAGGACGAGCGCAACGCGGCCGTCACGAAGGCCAAGGCGGCGGCCTCGAGGGCCGCGAAGGCGCGTACGACGGCGAAGCGAGCCGCGACGCGCAGCCGTGGACGCACGAAGGCGTCCGGCTGAGTATTACTACCCACGGGTAATTGAGGGTTCTCACACTGAACCCGCCGCCCCTGGCGCGGCAGACTTCCTTCTGTCAGCGGATACCGGATCGCTGGCGAGGGGGGAAGTCCGGACGGCCCCTGGGGAGGTGAGCCGTCCAGGCGCCAGGGTTCCGGGGCGGGCCGGAGGAGGAGCAGCCCGTTCCGGAACCCGTCCCGCACCGCGGGGAGGCGGCGCGGGACACCAAGGGGGTGTCCGAAGGCTGCCGTGGAGGGATCGAGGGGTCTCCACGGCAGCTTTCAGGCGTCCGCGACCCTGATGAGCAGGTCGGCGGCCAGCCGGAGCAGCTGACGCTCGGTCGGCGACAGCGTCGATTCGAGCGCCGTGGCCAGCCAGCGTTCGCGTTGGGCGCTGTACCGGCGGAGGACGGCCAGGCCTTCGTCGGTGATGCTGACCCGCGACCGGCGTCCGTCGTCGGGATCCGGGTTCCGCTCGATGTGGCCGCGGAGGTCGAGCGACGCCAAGATGCGGGTGAGCGACTGCGGCTGCAGCCGTTCCGCTTCGGCCAGCTCGGTCGGCGTCTGCGTGCCCGCCCGGTAGAGCCGGCTCAGCACCGCGAGTACCGCCGGCCCGGGGATGTGCCGGTCCGCTTCCGCGCGCATCCGCCAGTTCAGCCGCCCGACGCCTTCGCGCACCCGCCGGGACAGCTCGGCGAGTTCGGCGTCCGCGGTGACCCGCGCGGCGGTCTCGTCAAGGGTCCGGGCCGGTTCGCTCTGCATGGCCCCACATTAGGTGCTCCCGTGGACAAGCCGGGCATAGCGCCCGTCGCGCGCCAGCAATTCCTCGTGCGTCCCCCTTTCGGCGATCCGGCCCTCGTGCAGCACCACGATCTGGTCCGCGTGCTCCACAGTGGACAGCCGGTGCGCGATCATCAGCGTCGTGCGGCCCGCGGCGAGCCGGTCGAGCTCGGCCTGCACCGAGCGTTCGGTGCGGTTGTCGAGCGCGCTGGTCGCCTCGTCGAGGATGAGCACGGGCGGGCTGCGCAGCATGATCCGGGCGATGGCCATCCGCTGCTTTTCCCCGCCGGAGAACCGGTAGCCCCGCTGGCCGACGACGGTGTCGTACCCCTCCGGCAGCCCGGCGAGCGTGTCGTGGATGTGCGCGGCCTTCGCCGCTTGCTCGATCTCGTCGTCCGTCGCGTCCGGCTTGGCGAAGCGCAGGTTCTCCCGCACGGTGTCGTGGAAGAGGTAGGTCTCCTGCGACACCAGCCCGACGCCGGCCGCGAGCGAAGCCAGCGTGACGTCCCGGATGTCGGTGCCGTCGATCGTCACCGAACCGCTGCTCACCTCGTACAGCCGGGCGACCAGGTAGGCGAGCGTCGTCTTGCCCGAGCCGGTCGAGCCGACCAGGGCCGTCGTGGTCCCGGCCGGCACGTCGAGGTCGATCTCCCGCAGCGTCGGCGGGCCGTCTTCGCCGTAGCGGAACGACACGCCGCGCATCGAGACGTCACCGCGGCGCACCTGGAGCTCCCGCGCCCCCGGCTTGTCCGCGATCTCCACCGGCAGGTCGAGGACCTCGAAGATGCGGCCGAACAGCGCCTTCGACGTCGCCACGTTCTGCCCGATCGTCTGCATCGCGCTCGCCGGCGCCACCAGCCGGTTGAGCATGCTGGTGAACGCCACGACGGTGCCGAGCGAAATCGGCGACGCACCGCCCGCCAGCGCCAGCCCGGCGATCCAGTAGACCAGCGCCGGGATCACGGTGAGGCTCATCGCCCTCGACGCCGTCTGCCAGCGGCCGGCCAGCGCGGCGGCCCGTTCCAGCGACGCGATCTCCCGCGACTCCGCCCCGAAGCGCTCGCGCATCGCCCGCTCGTTGCCCATCGTCTTGGCGAGCAGCACCCCGGTGACCGACAGGGACTCTTCGACCATCGTCGTCAGCCGGGCCATCCGGCGGGTCCGGCCGCGGGCCAGGTTCCGCCGCTTCTTGCCCAGCCGCAGGGTGAACAGCAGGAACAGTGGCACGACGACCAGCGAGAGCGCCGCGAGCTGCCAGTCGAGCAGGACCAGGGCGACCGTGATGGCGATCGTCGTGGTCGCGTTCTGCACCATCGACCCGGCGGTCGTGGTGATCACGTTGTCGACCCCGCCGATGTCGTTGAACACCCGCGAGAGCACTTCGCCGCTCTTCGTCCGCGTGAAGAAGCCGAGCGACATCCGCTGCAGGTGGCCGTAGACCGAGACGCGCAGCTCGTTCATGACCCGTTGCCCGATGGTGTTCGACAGCCCCGTGGTCGCGACGCCGAGGGCGCCGCTGCCGACCGCGCAGACGATCATCCCGGCCGCGAGCAGGCTGATCAGCAGGGTGTCACGGTGCGGCAGGGCGTCGTCGAGGATCTCGCGCAGCAGGAACGGCGAGACGACGCCGAGGCCGGCCTGCACGACGATCAGCGCGAACAGTGCGCCGAGGGGCCCGCGGTGCGGGCGGAACAGCGCGGCGATCCGCCGCAGCGGCACGGGTTCGTCGGCATCGGTCGCCGGTTCGGTCAGGACGGCTACAGCGGTCATGCACCTATGTTTACCAAAATCCGCCGACGATGCCACTGATTTTTGCTGCTTCACACGAAAGTGGGGCACCACGCTGCTAAACATAGGCTTACTACTGCCTGCGTACCCGCGAGGGAGAGAGCCGGAGCGACTACCCTCGACAAGGCCGGCTGAGTCCGGCGCGCCACCATCGACCCAGCTGGAGCGTGCACACCCGTGTTCGACACCCTGTCCGATCGGCTCACCGCCGCCCTGCAGACGCTCACGCGCAAGGGCAAGCTGTCCGACGCCGACATCGACGCCACCGCGCGCGAAATCCGCATCGCGCTGCTGGAGGCCGACGTCGCCCTCGGCGTGGTCAAGACCTTCATCGCGAAGATCAAGGAGCGGGCGAAGGGCGCCGAGGTCTCCCAGGCGCTCAACCCCGCGCAGCAGGTCATCAAGATCGTCAACGAGGAGCTCGTCGGGATCCTCGGCGGCGAGACGCGCCGGCTCAACCTGGCCAAGACCCCGCCGACCGTGATCATGCTCGCCGGTCTGCAAGGTGCCGGTAAGACGACGCTGGCCGGCAAGCTCGCACTGTGGCTGAAGAAGCAGGGCCACACGCCGATGCTGGTCGCCTGCGACCTCCAGCGCCCGAACGCCGTCACGCAGCTGCAGGTCGTCGGCGAGCGCGCCGGCGTCGTCACGTTCGCTCCCGAGCCGGGCAACGGCGTCGGCGACCCGGTCGACGTCGCCCGCCGCGCCATCGCCGAGGCCAAACACGCGCAGCACGACGTCGTCGTGGTCGACACCGCGGGCCGCCTGGGTGTCGACGAAGAGCTGATGAAGCAGGCCGCCGACATCCGCGACGCGGTCGAGCCGGACGAGGTCCTGTTCGTCGTCGACGCGATGATCGGCCAGGACGCCGTGACCACGGCGCAGGCGTTCCAGGACGGCGTCGGCTTCAGCGGGGTCGTGCTCACCAAGCTCGACGGCGACGCCCGCGGTGGTGCCGCGCTGAGCGTCCGCGAGGTCACCGGCCAGCCGATCCTCTTCGCCTCCAACGGCGAAAAGCTCGAGGACTTCGACACCTTCCACCCGGACCGGATGGCGTCGCGGATCCTCGGCATGGGTGACGTGCTCACCCTGATCGAGCAGGCCGAGCAGGCCTTCGACCAGAAGCAGGCCGAGAAGGCCGCCGAGAAGCTCTCCAGCGGCCAGCTCACCCTGGAGGACTTCCTCGAGCAGATGCTCGCGGTCCGCAAGATGGGCCCGATCGGCAACCTGCTTGGCATGCTCCCGGGCGCCGGCCAGATGAAGGACCAGCTGGCCCAGGTCGACGACAAGCACCTCGACAAGCTGCAGGCGATCATCCGCGGCATGACCCCGGCCGAGCGCGAAGACCCGAAGATGATCAACGGGTCGCGGCGGTTGCGCATCGCCAACGGCTCCGGCGTCACCGTCCGCGAGGTCAACGACCTGGTCAACCGGTTCTTCGAGGCCCGCAAGATGATGGCCCAGATGGCCGGCCGGTTCGGCTTCGGCGGCGGGGGCGGCAGCTCCAAGCGCAAGGGCAAGAAGGGCAAGAAGGGCGGGCGCGGCCCGACCCAGCCCAAGGTCCGCGGCGGCTTCCCCGGCGGCATGCCGATGCTGCCCCCGGGCGGGCAGATGCCGGGCGGCATGCCCGACCTCTCGCAGCTGGGCGGCATGAACGACGTCCCGGGCTTCGACCCGACGAAGTTCAAGCTGCCGAAGAACCCCAAGGACAATTGAGCCGCGCTTTGGAGAAGACACTGCACGCCGCCGGGGTGATCCTGCCCGGCGGCGAGCCGCGGGAGCTGTGGATCACCGGCGGCCGGATCTCGTTCGAGCCGGTGGAGGACGCCGAGAGCCTCGGCCGGGACGTCTTCCTGGTGCCCGGCCTGGTCGACGCGCACTGCCACCCCGGCATCGGCGTCGGCGGCCCCGTGTCGCTCGAGGAGGCGGCCGACCAGGCGATCACCGACCGGAACGCCGGGACGCTGCTCATCCGCGACTGCGGCCTCCCCATCGACGTCCGGCCGCTGCAGCGGCGGGCGGACCTGCCGGCGATCATCCGCGCCGGGCGGCACCTCGCCCTCACCAAGCGGTACCTCCCCGGCCTCGGCATCGAGCTGGACGACCCCGCCCAGCTGCCGGAGGCCGTCGCCGAGCAGGCCCGTGCCGGCGACGGCTGGGTCAAGCTCGTCGGCGACTGGATCGACCGCGGCGTGGGCGACCTGGCGCCGCTGTGGCCGGACGACGTCCTGGCCGAAGCCGTCAAGGTGGCGCACGACCTCGGCGCCCGCGTCACCGCGCACGTGTTCGGCGAAGCGGCGTTGCCGGGGCTGATCGCGGCCGGCATCGACTGCCTCGAACACGGCACCGGCCTGAGCGCCGACCAGCTGGCCGAGCTGGCGCGCCACGACGTCGCGCTGGTCCCGACGCTGATCAACATCGAGAACTTCCCGGGCATCGCCGACAAGGCGGGCAAGTACCCGGCCTACGCGGCGCACATGCGCGCGTTGCACGCCGGCGTCGGCGAGATGGTCGCTTCGGCCATCGAAGCCGGCGTACGCGTCTTCGCGGGCAGCGACGCCGGGGGCATGGTCGAGCACGGCAGGCTCGTCGACGAGATCGAGGCGCTCCACCGCGCGGGCATGACCCGCGAGCAGGCCCTCGCGAGCGCGTCCTGGGGCGCCCGCGACTGGCTCGGCCACCCCGGCCTCGACGACGGCGCGCCCGCCGACCTGCTCGTGTACCCGAGCGATCCGCGCGAGGACCTGGGCGTCCTCCGGCATCCTTCGCACATCGTGCTCGGTGGAGTCGTGTACGCCTAGACCCCCGCCGATTTCCTTGCGGGGGCGGCACTTTAGCGTGGGACGCGTGACGGACGACGACGGCGCACGGCGCGTGCTCGGGGCGCACTGGTGTTTCGTGGCGTTCTTCGCGGGCATCGCCGGCTACTACCTGGCCAACTTGATCATCGCCGCGGCGGTCAACCGCAACGTCGGCGAGTTCGACCCTCTCGAGCTGCACGACATCGGCCCGCTGCTGCTCCTGGCGTTCGTGCCCAACCTGCTGCTCGGCCTCGGCCCGGCGGCCGGCTCGTGGCGCTGGGGGGAGGGCCTGCGCACCGACTTCGGCCTCGTGCCGACCTGGCGCGACGTCCGGATCGGCCTCGCGTGCGGGGTGCTCGCGCTGGTCGTCGGCTACCTGCTCAACCTGATGCTGATCGCGGTCTACGGCGCCGACGACGTCTCCGACAGCCCGCTGACCGACCTCGCCGACACCTTCGACGGCGACACGGTGTGGCTGGTGCTCGCGGCGGTGATCGTCATCGCCGGCGCGCCGATCACCGAGGAACTGCTGGTCCGCGGCACGCTGTGGAACGCGCTGTGGTTCCACCGGGTCCCGCCGTGGGCGGTGCTGGTGCTCACCTCGCTCGTGTTCGCCCAGTTGCACGGCGAGCCGACCCGCACCATCGCGCTGTTCGGCCAGGGCATCGCGATGGGCCTGGCCCGGTACCTCTCGGGCCGGGTCAGCGCCGGGGTGATCGCGCACGCGGCCAACAACCTGCCGCCCGCGGTGCTGCTGTTCGTCGCACACTGAACGTTGCGAAGATCGATGGACAGTAGCTGGACGGATACTGTGCGATCACATCCCGGCCGCTAGGCTCGACATCTGGAGCCGAGCGACGCGGAGGGCAAGGCGTGACCACTTCCCAGCCCCGGGACCCGGCTCCCGACGCGACGCCGTTCCCCGAACCCGAGGAGGCCGCCGCGACCGCCTTCCTGCCGCCGGTGCCGCGGCACCGGTGGGGCTTCGGCGCCTTCCTGCTCGTCGAGGGCGTGCTGCTGGCGTCCGCGGCCTTCGTGTCCGTCCTCGTCGGCAACACCGGCCCCGGGCCGCTGCCGATGCGCGTCGTGCTGCTCGGCACGATGCTGCCGACGATGATCGCGGCCGGCGTCGCGGTGCTGATCACGTTCGTCCGCGGCAACGGGCCGCTGTCCGACCTGCGGCTCGAGTGGCGCTGGGCCGACGTGAAGACCGGGTTCCGGTACGGCTGCGTCGGGCTCGTCTTCACCACCCTCGCCGCCTATCTGTGGACGAGGCTGGTCGGCGACGCGAACGCGACGTCGGCGATCAGCGCGCTGGTCGAGGACCGCCGGATGTCGGTGTCGGCGGCCTTGGTGATGTTCGTCTACCTCTGGCTGCTCGGCCCGATCTGCGAGGAGATCATCTACCGCGGCCTGCTCTGGGGCGCGGCCGAACAGCTGCAGTGGCGGAGCGAGCGCTGGGGCCGCGTGGCCGCTTTCCTGCTGTCGACGGCGGTGTTCGCGGCCAGCCACCTGGAGCCCCTGCGGACGACGTTGCTGCTGGTCATCGCGGTGCCGATCGGCCTGGTACGGCTGGTCACCGGCCGCCTGCCGGGTAGCATCGTCGCGCACCAGGTCAACAACTTCCTGCCGGCGCTGACCATCCTGCTCGGGGCGCTCGGGGTGGCCTCTTTCTAGGCCTGTTTCCGGTCCCGGGAGCGCCGTCTGGCAGAATGGTGCACTGCCTGCTTCCGCCGGACCCTCTCACCGTGCGAAAGC is from Amycolatopsis mediterranei and encodes:
- a CDS encoding amidohydrolase family protein, translating into MEKTLHAAGVILPGGEPRELWITGGRISFEPVEDAESLGRDVFLVPGLVDAHCHPGIGVGGPVSLEEAADQAITDRNAGTLLIRDCGLPIDVRPLQRRADLPAIIRAGRHLALTKRYLPGLGIELDDPAQLPEAVAEQARAGDGWVKLVGDWIDRGVGDLAPLWPDDVLAEAVKVAHDLGARVTAHVFGEAALPGLIAAGIDCLEHGTGLSADQLAELARHDVALVPTLINIENFPGIADKAGKYPAYAAHMRALHAGVGEMVASAIEAGVRVFAGSDAGGMVEHGRLVDEIEALHRAGMTREQALASASWGARDWLGHPGLDDGAPADLLVYPSDPREDLGVLRHPSHIVLGGVVYA
- a CDS encoding CPBP family intramembrane glutamic endopeptidase — its product is MTDDDGARRVLGAHWCFVAFFAGIAGYYLANLIIAAAVNRNVGEFDPLELHDIGPLLLLAFVPNLLLGLGPAAGSWRWGEGLRTDFGLVPTWRDVRIGLACGVLALVVGYLLNLMLIAVYGADDVSDSPLTDLADTFDGDTVWLVLAAVIVIAGAPITEELLVRGTLWNALWFHRVPPWAVLVLTSLVFAQLHGEPTRTIALFGQGIAMGLARYLSGRVSAGVIAHAANNLPPAVLLFVAH
- a CDS encoding CPBP family intramembrane glutamic endopeptidase; protein product: MTTSQPRDPAPDATPFPEPEEAAATAFLPPVPRHRWGFGAFLLVEGVLLASAAFVSVLVGNTGPGPLPMRVVLLGTMLPTMIAAGVAVLITFVRGNGPLSDLRLEWRWADVKTGFRYGCVGLVFTTLAAYLWTRLVGDANATSAISALVEDRRMSVSAALVMFVYLWLLGPICEEIIYRGLLWGAAEQLQWRSERWGRVAAFLLSTAVFAASHLEPLRTTLLLVIAVPIGLVRLVTGRLPGSIVAHQVNNFLPALTILLGALGVASF